A genome region from Setaria italica strain Yugu1 chromosome III, Setaria_italica_v2.0, whole genome shotgun sequence includes the following:
- the LOC101763360 gene encoding cation/H(+) antiporter 20, which produces MAANSSTAVKMASDGLWQGENPLDFALPLLAVQIAVILAVTQGLALALRPLRQPKVVAEILGGILLGPSALGRWGAFRRTIFPAWSSAALDTVSGLGLLLFLFLVGLELDFRAVRRVGPRSVAVAAAGIVPPFLAAPCLVPLLRLAVPSPQHHAAAFLPLCVFVGAALSVTALPVLACILKELGLLGAQFGETAMAAAAVNDVFAWALLALALAVSGGGGGPTGASELAPVYILGSGAAFVAFMLCALRPLMARLARRTAALASSGALVACALLAGAATDAIGVHPVFGAFVFGLSVPREGGLAERSGEAVAPLVSGLMLPLYFATSGLHTDVDTVRGAAAWGMLALVVAVAFLGKFGGTFAVAAWTGMARREAAALGVAMSAKGLVELIVLNIGKERKVLDDTTFAIFVIMALTTTVLATPFMAALYRSTPTATTPESDGTELKGGDACPA; this is translated from the exons ATGGCGGCGAACTCCTCGACGGCCGTGAAGATGGCGTCGGACGGGCTGTGGCAGGGTGAGAACCCTCTCGACTTCGcgctgccgctcctcgccgTGCAGATCGCCGTCATACTCGCGGTCACGCAGGGCCTCGCGCTCGCGCTCAGGCCGCTGCGCCAACCGAAAGTTGTCGCCGAGATCCTG GGCGGCATCTTGCTGGGGCCATCGGCCCTGGGCCGGTGGGGCGCCTTCCGCCGCACCATCTTCCCGGCGTGGAGCTCCGCGGCGCTGGACACCGTGTCGGGCCTCGGCCTgctgctcttcctcttcctcgtcggCCTCGAGCTCGACTTCCGCGCCGTGCGCCGGGTGGGGCCGCGCAGCgtggccgtcgccgcggcgggcATCGTGCCGCCGTTCCTCGCCGCGCCCTGCCTCGTGCCGCTGCTCAGGCTCGCCGTCCCGTCGCCTCAGCACCACGCCGCGGCGTTCCTCCCGCTATGCGTGTTCGTCGGCGCCGCGCTCTCGGTGACGGCGCTGCCCGTGCTCGCCTGCATCCTCAAGGAGCTCGGCCTCCTCGGCGCGCAGTTCGGCGagaccgccatggccgccgccgccgtgaacgacgtcttcgcgtgggcGCTTCTCGCCCTCGCGCTcgccgtctccggcggcggcggcgggcccacGGGCGCCTCAGAGCTCGCGCCGGTCTACATCCTCGGCTCGGGGGCCGCCTTCGTGGCGTTCATGCTGTGCGCGCTCCGCCCGCTCATGGCGCGCCTGGCGCGCCGCACCGCCGCGCTGGCCTCCTCGGGAGCGCTGGTGGCCTGCGCcctgctcgccggcgccgcgaccGACGCCATCGGCGTGCACCCCGTGTTCGGCGCGTTCGTGTTCGGGCTGTCCGTGCCGCGGGAGGGCGGCCTCGCGGAGCgctcgggcgaggcggtggcgccgctgGTGTCCGGGCTGATGCTGCCGCTCTACTTCGCCACCAGCGGGCTGCACACCGACGTCGACACcgtccgcggcgcggcggcgtggggcaTGCTCGCGCTCGTCGTGGCCGTGGCGTTCCTGGGGAAGTTCGGCGGCACGTTCGCGGTGGCCGCCTGGACCGGCATGGCCAGGCGcgaggccgccgcgctcggcgTTGCCATGAGCGCCAAGGGGCTCGTCGAGCTCATCGTGCTCAACATCGGCAAGGAGAGGAAG GTGCTGGATGACACAACGTTCGCCATCTTCGTGATCATGGCGCTGACGACGACGGTGCTCGCGACGCCGTTCATGGCTGCTCTGTACCGCAGCACGCCGACGGCGACCACACCGGAGAGCGACGGGACCGAGCTCAAGGGCGGCGACGCCTGCCCGGCTTAG
- the LOC101762955 gene encoding probable ADP-ribosylation factor GTPase-activating protein AGD11, producing the protein MERERMEGNNLLHFLDTPSAHYRRTCDGFEAENGGDDHSDASDPATAREMLECLLNQPANKFCADCGIPDPKWAALPFGAFICIKCSGTHRSLGVHISKVISVNLDEWTDEEVNCLAESGGNSVVNARYEAFLPENKKIKQECSTEERNDFIRKKYQFQQFVCDPQFSCPLPLHKKNVPDKNQQHNSNRHGFGHAFRNSWRKKDSDNKGLKKMSDVGMIEFVGLVKVNIVKGTDLAVRDVMSSDPYVMIILGHQSMKTKVIKNTLNPIWNERLMLSIPDPIPPLKLQVFDKDTFSSDDRMGEAEVDIRPLIAATKEHENSTITELTELYRWSASEDSNGVLAKDSVISIANGKVKQEITLKLQNVERGEVEIEIECVPLSQ; encoded by the exons ATGGAGAGGGAGCGAATGGAGGGCAACAATCTTCTGCATTTTCTTGATACCCCAAGCGCCCATTACAGAAG GACATGCGATGGATTTGAAGCCGAAAATGGTGGAGATGATCACTCTGATGCATCAG ATCCGGCTACTGCGAGGGAAATGTTGGAGTGTCTGTTGAACCAACCAGCAAACAAATTCTGTGCAGACTGTGGCATTCCTGATCCAAAATGGGC GGCCTTGCCTTTTGGGGCATTCATTTGCATTAAGTGCTCCGGAACACACAGAAGTCTTGGAGTGCACATATCAAAG GTGATTTCGGTGAATCTGGATGAGTGGACAGATGAAGAAGTCAATTGTTTAGCTGAATCAGGAGGAAATTCTGTTGTTAATGCAAGATATGAGGCCTTTTTACCTGAAAATAAGAAGATAAAACAAGAGTGTTCAACTGAGGAGCGTAACGATTTCATTAG GAAAAAATACCAGTTTCAACAGTTTGTATGTGATCCACAATTTTCATGTCCTTTACCACTTCATAAGAAGAATGTGCCAGATAAAAACCAGCAGCACAATAGCAACAGACATGGTTTTGGCCATGCTTTCAGGAATAGCTGGAGAAAAAAGGATTCAGATAACAAAGGACTAAAGAAAATG TCGGATGTGGGAATGATAGAATTTGTTGGATTAGTTAAGGTCAATATCGTAAAAGGCACAGATTTAGCTGTTCGTGATGTGATGTCAAGTGATCCATATGTGATGATTATTCTAGGGCACCAG TCCATGAAAACAAAAGTGATAAAGAACACACTGAATCCTATCTGGAACGAAAGACTAATGCTTTCGATCCCTGACCCAATTCCACCTCTTAAACTG CAAGTATTTGACAAGGACACATTCAGCTCCGATGACCGGATGGGGGAGGCCGAGGTGGACATTCGGCCACTGATCGCAGCAACGAAGGAGCACGAGAACTCAACCATCACCGAATTGACAGAGCTCTACAGATGGTCGGCCAGTGAAGACAGCAACGGTGTGCTTGCCAAGGACAGCGTGATCTCCATTGCCAATGGCAAGGTGAAGCAGGAGATCACGCTGAAGCTCCAGAACGTCGAGCGCGGAGAGGTCGAGATCGAGATAGAGTGCGTACCACTTAGCCAGTAG